The following coding sequences lie in one Sporomusaceae bacterium FL31 genomic window:
- a CDS encoding dihydropyrimidinase, with translation MMATVLVGGTVVTSVDCYRADVRLDNGRIAAIGVDIAAAEDIVLDAAGCYLFPGGIDPHTHFDLPVGQTITADDFASGTAAAAVGGTTTILDFATQNKGESLLEALANWHDKADGKCYIDYGFHLAISDWNEAVQAEMTQAVQAGVTSFKLYMAYKDVLQVDDGVLLAAMQAAKANGALICLHCENGDVIAALVQEALAQECTEPKFHALTRPAILEGEAVNRAICLAHIAEAPLYVVHVSCADALAVIQRAQQQGWPVYGETCPQYLLLDESKYQGQDFEAAKFVISPPLRAKENQPVLWQGLKNKHLATTASDHCSFNFLQQKALGRHAFNKIPNGAPGVENRFGLLYTYGVCADKLTLKEFVAITSTNAAKLFGLFPAKGTIEVGSDADIVVWDPVIRTTITAQTQVQRVDYNAYEGFSQVGKPRAVYLRGQQIVEEGRLIAAEPSGRYIKRQPIS, from the coding sequence ATGATGGCAACGGTGCTGGTAGGTGGAACAGTGGTGACCTCCGTAGACTGTTACCGGGCTGATGTTCGACTGGATAATGGACGTATTGCAGCAATTGGAGTGGATATCGCAGCGGCTGAGGATATTGTCCTTGATGCTGCGGGCTGTTACTTATTTCCCGGGGGAATAGACCCCCATACCCATTTTGATTTGCCTGTGGGGCAAACAATAACGGCTGATGATTTCGCTAGCGGGACAGCGGCTGCGGCTGTGGGCGGAACAACGACCATTCTTGATTTTGCCACGCAAAACAAGGGTGAAAGTCTGCTGGAGGCGTTAGCCAACTGGCATGATAAGGCGGATGGCAAGTGTTATATTGATTATGGCTTTCACCTGGCCATCAGTGACTGGAATGAGGCTGTACAAGCGGAGATGACACAAGCCGTTCAAGCTGGTGTGACTTCCTTCAAACTCTATATGGCCTATAAAGATGTATTGCAAGTGGACGATGGAGTATTGCTGGCGGCCATGCAGGCAGCCAAGGCCAATGGCGCGTTAATCTGCCTGCACTGTGAAAATGGTGATGTCATTGCTGCCCTGGTTCAGGAAGCATTGGCGCAAGAGTGTACTGAGCCTAAATTTCATGCCTTGACCAGACCGGCAATTTTGGAGGGTGAAGCGGTAAACCGGGCCATTTGTTTGGCACACATCGCTGAGGCGCCATTGTACGTCGTCCATGTCAGCTGCGCTGATGCGCTTGCTGTGATTCAGCGCGCCCAACAGCAGGGCTGGCCGGTTTATGGGGAGACTTGTCCGCAATACTTATTATTGGATGAATCAAAATATCAAGGACAAGATTTTGAGGCAGCCAAGTTTGTCATCTCACCCCCGCTCAGAGCCAAAGAAAATCAGCCAGTATTATGGCAGGGTCTAAAAAATAAACACCTGGCCACAACAGCATCTGATCATTGTTCCTTTAATTTTTTACAGCAAAAAGCATTGGGGCGTCATGCTTTCAACAAAATCCCCAATGGCGCACCTGGCGTGGAGAATCGCTTTGGTCTACTGTATACCTATGGGGTTTGTGCCGATAAACTTACACTCAAGGAGTTTGTTGCCATTACTTCTACTAATGCGGCTAAGCTATTTGGCCTCTTTCCGGCCAAGGGCACCATTGAAGTTGGCAGTGATGCCGATATTGTGGTGTGGGACCCAGTAATTCGTACAACTATCACCGCTCAAACTCAGGTGCAAAGAGTGGATTATAATGCCTATGAGGGATTTTCGCAGGTCGGTAAGCCCCGGGCGGTATACTTGCGTGGCCAGCAAATTGTTGAAGAGGGCCGCCTGATTGCTGCTGAGCCAAGCGGCCGGTACATCAAGCGACAGCCTATTTCTTAG
- the xdhAC gene encoding xanthine dehydrogenase, molybdopterin-binding subunit — protein MFNFILNGQGVTAGQDSNLLHYLREEARLTSVKEGCSEGACGSCMVLVDGKAIRACLLSTAKVAGKSVLTVEGLSKQEQTIYAEAFAKAGAVQCGFCIPGMVMSAKALLDVHSKPTEEEIKKAIRGNICRCTGYVKIVAAIQLAAAALRGEMNVAEQASQGRVGDRFNRVDAQEKVLGTGQYVDDLKVDGMLYGAVLRSPAPRVKIINIDITKAKIQPEVQAVLTAADIPGERFVGFLAQDWPALVAEGEETHYVGDALVLIAATTRAAAKAALQHVVLEYEELPPVITPAAALSPDAPKLHPKGNILSTTKLQRGNTSEAIASAAFCVTKRYATPPTEHAFMEPESALAVPEQNGRLTVFVGSQSVYEDQHGIAGVLGLPHHHVRVISKLVGGGFGGKEDLSVQHHAALLAWHTKRPVKVTLSRKDSLLVHPKRHAMEIEVTTACDQTGKILAIKADIVADTGAYASLGGPVLQRACTHLAGPYRVPNVEIHGLAVYTNNPPGGAFRGFGVPQSVFASETNLDLLAEQVGISPWEIRYRNALEPGMAMASGQIADAGTAIKETLLAVKPVYEQHPYTGIACAMKNTGIGVGVPDVGRAKIRISQGKALVLTSAACIGQGLATVMTQIVCETIGLEPEIVRVHAPDTDVTPDAGTTTASRQTLFTGEAIRQAALALCEALNGKCLADLEGQEFYGEYSGITDALNSPKEQPVNHVAFGYATQVVILNDQGKVTRVVAAHDVGKALNPTAIEGQIEGAVAMGLGYALTEDFPLRAGVPTAKFGTLGLFRSIDMPAIEVMIIEKNPSELAYGAKGVGEIATIPTAPAVVSAYYRLDGQLRQQLPMQNTFYRKAAKRLI, from the coding sequence GTGTTTAATTTTATTCTAAACGGTCAGGGTGTGACTGCAGGTCAGGATAGCAATTTACTGCATTATTTGCGCGAAGAAGCTCGCCTGACTTCAGTGAAAGAAGGCTGCAGTGAAGGAGCCTGCGGTTCCTGCATGGTCTTGGTTGACGGGAAAGCAATCAGAGCTTGTTTGCTGTCTACTGCTAAAGTAGCAGGCAAATCGGTGCTAACGGTTGAAGGCCTTTCCAAGCAGGAGCAGACCATCTATGCAGAGGCTTTTGCCAAAGCCGGGGCGGTACAATGCGGCTTTTGCATTCCGGGGATGGTCATGAGTGCTAAAGCATTATTGGATGTTCACAGCAAACCCACCGAAGAAGAAATTAAAAAAGCCATTCGCGGCAATATTTGCCGCTGTACCGGCTATGTTAAGATCGTTGCGGCCATTCAGCTGGCTGCAGCAGCCCTGCGCGGCGAAATGAATGTTGCTGAGCAGGCAAGTCAAGGGCGGGTTGGTGATCGCTTTAACCGGGTCGATGCTCAGGAAAAAGTACTGGGAACAGGCCAATATGTTGACGATCTTAAAGTAGACGGCATGTTGTATGGTGCTGTTCTGCGCTCTCCGGCACCCCGTGTTAAGATTATTAACATTGATATTACTAAGGCGAAAATACAGCCAGAGGTTCAGGCCGTATTAACAGCTGCTGATATTCCTGGTGAACGTTTTGTCGGTTTTTTGGCACAAGATTGGCCTGCTTTGGTCGCAGAAGGCGAAGAAACTCACTATGTTGGTGATGCGCTGGTTTTGATTGCGGCGACTACCAGAGCGGCGGCTAAAGCTGCCCTCCAGCATGTTGTTCTTGAATATGAAGAATTACCGCCAGTGATTACGCCAGCGGCAGCATTAAGTCCTGATGCCCCTAAGCTTCACCCCAAAGGGAATATTTTGAGTACAACCAAGCTGCAGCGTGGCAATACTTCAGAAGCCATTGCCTCAGCCGCATTCTGCGTTACCAAGCGCTATGCTACTCCTCCAACCGAGCATGCCTTCATGGAGCCGGAAAGTGCTCTGGCAGTACCCGAGCAAAATGGACGCCTGACCGTGTTCGTGGGCAGTCAAAGTGTTTATGAAGATCAGCATGGCATTGCCGGAGTACTAGGCCTGCCCCATCATCATGTCCGGGTGATCAGCAAGCTGGTTGGCGGCGGTTTTGGCGGTAAAGAGGATTTAAGTGTCCAGCATCATGCTGCTCTTTTAGCATGGCATACCAAACGGCCGGTTAAAGTGACATTATCTCGGAAGGATAGTCTGTTGGTCCATCCCAAACGCCATGCCATGGAAATTGAAGTAACGACAGCGTGCGATCAGACTGGAAAAATCCTAGCGATTAAGGCCGATATTGTTGCTGATACAGGGGCCTACGCTTCATTGGGCGGTCCGGTTTTACAGCGTGCCTGTACGCATCTGGCTGGCCCATACCGGGTGCCGAATGTTGAGATTCACGGGTTGGCTGTCTATACCAACAATCCGCCTGGAGGAGCCTTCCGCGGCTTTGGTGTGCCGCAGTCGGTTTTTGCGAGTGAAACAAACCTTGATTTACTGGCTGAGCAGGTGGGGATAAGTCCGTGGGAAATTCGTTACCGCAATGCTCTGGAACCGGGAATGGCCATGGCAAGTGGCCAGATTGCCGATGCGGGTACGGCGATCAAAGAAACCCTGCTGGCCGTAAAACCAGTTTATGAACAACATCCCTATACCGGTATTGCCTGTGCGATGAAAAACACCGGTATTGGTGTTGGCGTGCCTGATGTCGGCCGGGCTAAAATCCGGATCAGCCAGGGAAAAGCACTGGTACTAACCAGTGCTGCCTGTATTGGTCAGGGATTAGCCACTGTCATGACCCAAATTGTCTGTGAGACCATTGGGCTTGAGCCTGAAATTGTCAGAGTTCATGCACCAGATACCGATGTTACTCCTGATGCCGGGACTACCACTGCGTCACGTCAAACCTTGTTTACCGGCGAAGCCATTCGCCAGGCTGCTCTTGCTTTGTGTGAGGCCTTGAATGGGAAGTGTCTGGCTGATTTGGAAGGGCAGGAGTTTTACGGCGAATACAGCGGGATTACCGATGCGTTGAACTCGCCCAAGGAACAGCCTGTCAATCATGTGGCATTCGGTTATGCGACCCAGGTGGTTATCCTCAATGATCAGGGTAAGGTGACCAGGGTGGTTGCCGCCCATGATGTCGGCAAAGCCTTGAATCCTACAGCCATCGAAGGGCAGATTGAAGGGGCTGTTGCTATGGGATTAGGCTATGCGCTGACAGAGGATTTTCCGTTAAGAGCCGGAGTACCGACTGCCAAGTTTGGTACGCTGGGGCTGTTCCGTTCCATTGACATGCCGGCTATTGAGGTCATGATTATTGAGAAAAATCCTTCGGAATTAGCCTATGGTGCTAAAGGGGTTGGTGAGATTGCTACCATTCCAACAGCTCCAGCCGTAGTTTCGGCTTATTATCGCTTGGATGGGCAGTTGCGTCAGCAGTTGCCGATGCAAAATACGTTTTATCGCAAGGCAGCTAAACGTCTGATATGA
- a CDS encoding peptidase codes for MNSRVIQAPVAAVDQDGLQRLCQQVIQTPSYTGQEGAVAQVLKTAMSELGFDRVWIDSVGNVIGEIRGTQSGPRILFDGHIDTVEVSDRDKWTVDPFAGEIKDGKIYGRGATDMKCSVAAMLYGLAPLTKHKDRLAGSVFVSGTVCEETFEGLALGKVIEAVQPEYVVIGEASGLSLKRGQRGRAEIAVTTLGKSAHSSNPSVGKNAVTMMMQLVELIHKQPNPTDSFLGEGILELTDIISNPYPGASVVPNRCRVTFDRRTLVGETEETVLAPIRQAVAVLAAQDPEFNAEVELVQASQCCYTGAAISGKRFFPAWELAEDHELVAGALQSLRQTGLDPAITKYSFCTNGSNSAGLAGIPTIGFGPGREDGAHVVDENIELEQLFGAAAGYQAIAAKFCLKSMRK; via the coding sequence ATGAATTCTAGAGTCATACAGGCTCCGGTAGCTGCAGTCGACCAGGACGGACTGCAGCGGCTATGTCAGCAAGTCATTCAAACTCCGAGCTATACCGGGCAGGAAGGGGCCGTTGCCCAAGTACTTAAAACAGCCATGAGCGAGCTTGGTTTTGACCGGGTGTGGATCGACAGTGTTGGCAATGTGATCGGGGAGATTCGGGGTACTCAGTCAGGGCCACGCATCTTATTTGACGGTCATATTGACACCGTCGAAGTCAGTGATCGCGATAAATGGACGGTTGATCCTTTTGCGGGCGAAATAAAAGACGGTAAAATTTACGGACGCGGTGCCACCGACATGAAGTGCTCGGTAGCGGCCATGCTCTATGGGCTGGCTCCATTGACCAAGCATAAAGATCGGCTGGCTGGTTCGGTTTTTGTTTCAGGGACGGTATGTGAAGAAACTTTTGAAGGCTTGGCTTTAGGAAAAGTCATTGAAGCCGTTCAGCCGGAATATGTTGTTATTGGTGAAGCTTCCGGACTTAGTCTGAAGCGGGGGCAGCGCGGACGGGCTGAAATTGCAGTGACGACACTCGGCAAATCAGCCCATTCCTCCAATCCATCGGTCGGAAAAAATGCTGTCACTATGATGATGCAGCTTGTCGAGCTGATTCATAAGCAGCCTAATCCAACGGACAGTTTTTTGGGGGAGGGGATTTTAGAACTTACTGATATCATTTCTAATCCTTATCCGGGGGCCTCGGTGGTTCCAAACCGCTGCCGGGTTACGTTTGACCGTCGTACTTTGGTTGGTGAAACCGAAGAGACAGTTTTGGCGCCAATTCGCCAGGCTGTTGCCGTGCTGGCGGCTCAAGATCCGGAATTCAACGCTGAAGTTGAGCTGGTTCAAGCCAGTCAATGCTGCTATACGGGCGCAGCAATCAGTGGTAAACGGTTTTTTCCGGCCTGGGAGTTAGCAGAGGATCATGAATTGGTTGCCGGTGCACTGCAGAGCTTACGCCAAACAGGGCTTGATCCGGCCATTACAAAATATAGTTTCTGCACCAATGGCAGCAATTCGGCAGGGTTGGCCGGAATACCCACCATTGGCTTTGGGCCTGGCCGCGAGGATGGCGCTCATGTGGTTGATGAGAACATTGAGCTTGAGCAATTATTTGGTGCTGCTGCCGGTTATCAGGCCATAGCAGCAAAATTTTGTCTGAAATCAATGAGAAAATAA
- a CDS encoding exopolyphosphatase, with translation MTERIAIIDLGSNSARLIVMHIYENGAYNLVYNQKEPVRLSEGMASSGLLQPAAMQRAIDMLTIFAHMIELLAVDRTLAVATAAVRNAANGPEFIELVKQKTGISVQIINGETEATLGYLGVINTIDVDDAVLFDLGGGSIELTLIRNRQAEKTVSLPFGSVNLTEQFNLQDKVSEEQLAEAYQFIMQQFDQLDWLKNIAVPLIGTGGTARNIAKMDQKRKNYPVSRVHNYRLGWLSFDDLWKELSNTALPQRRKTPGLSSGRADIILGGLSIVKSLFDTTQSSRLIISGCGVREGLFFQHYLARSGHHTVFPDILEHSTQNMLLFYKGNTSHAHHIATLAEAMFTGWQELLALEPRHLKLLKVAALLHDIGITINYYDHPRHSAYMVENARLFGLTHREQLLAAVVVGWHDGVTTKFSHLKIYHEFLDETDWQTARKLALLLTIAENMDISHIALVKEVEATVAEGLAHLLLVGPEPIMIAPQTLAKLEKWFKKETGYKLAVRYTQG, from the coding sequence ATGACAGAACGGATTGCAATCATTGATTTAGGCTCTAATTCCGCCCGGCTGATTGTCATGCATATTTACGAGAATGGCGCTTATAATCTGGTCTATAACCAAAAAGAACCTGTTCGCTTAAGCGAGGGTATGGCAAGCAGCGGCTTGCTTCAGCCGGCAGCCATGCAGCGGGCTATTGATATGTTAACAATATTTGCCCATATGATCGAACTTCTTGCAGTGGATAGAACCTTGGCTGTGGCCACCGCGGCAGTGCGCAATGCTGCCAATGGTCCGGAATTCATTGAGCTGGTCAAACAAAAGACCGGGATTAGTGTTCAGATCATCAATGGCGAAACCGAGGCTACCCTTGGATATTTAGGGGTTATAAACACCATCGATGTTGACGACGCCGTCTTATTTGACCTCGGCGGCGGCAGTATTGAACTTACCCTGATCCGCAACCGCCAAGCCGAAAAAACGGTAAGCTTACCCTTCGGTTCGGTCAATCTGACTGAGCAATTTAATTTGCAAGATAAAGTCAGCGAAGAGCAGCTTGCTGAAGCTTATCAGTTCATTATGCAGCAGTTTGATCAGCTTGACTGGCTAAAGAACATTGCTGTCCCCTTGATTGGAACAGGGGGAACGGCGCGGAACATTGCCAAAATGGATCAAAAACGCAAAAATTACCCTGTATCACGCGTTCATAACTACCGCTTAGGCTGGCTGTCCTTTGATGATTTGTGGAAAGAGCTTTCCAATACTGCATTGCCTCAGCGCCGCAAAACACCTGGACTGAGCAGCGGCCGTGCCGATATCATTCTTGGCGGTTTAAGCATTGTTAAAAGTCTGTTTGATACGACCCAAAGCAGCCGGCTCATTATCAGCGGCTGCGGGGTAAGGGAAGGACTGTTTTTCCAGCATTATCTGGCCCGTTCCGGACATCATACTGTATTCCCGGACATCTTAGAACACAGCACTCAGAACATGCTGCTATTCTACAAAGGAAACACCAGTCATGCCCATCATATTGCCACACTGGCCGAAGCCATGTTCACCGGCTGGCAGGAATTACTCGCCTTAGAGCCGCGGCATCTGAAACTGCTTAAAGTAGCGGCTTTGCTGCATGATATCGGCATCACCATCAATTATTATGACCACCCCCGCCATAGTGCCTATATGGTGGAGAACGCCCGGCTTTTTGGTTTGACCCACCGCGAGCAGCTCTTAGCTGCTGTTGTTGTTGGCTGGCATGACGGGGTGACAACCAAATTCAGCCATCTCAAAATCTACCACGAATTCTTGGACGAAACCGATTGGCAAACCGCCCGCAAACTGGCATTACTGCTTACCATTGCTGAAAATATGGACATTAGTCACATTGCTCTGGTCAAAGAGGTTGAGGCAACTGTTGCTGAGGGCTTAGCCCATTTACTGCTGGTTGGGCCTGAGCCCATCATGATCGCCCCGCAGACTTTGGCCAAACTGGAAAAATGGTTTAAGAAAGAAACAGGCTATAAGCTTGCTGTTCGATATACCCAGGGATAA
- a CDS encoding D-aminoacylase — MADLLIRNARIVDGTGTPWFKADVAVTGDTITAVGRLPYSRRNHKEMIDAEGLTLTPGFIDMHSHSDLMQLEVPQASQKIRQGITTELLGQDGLGVAPMRADQVERYRQYLSGLDGDPAIDWSWKTFADYLSRLEQAGSATNLAALVGHGPLRLMVIGMEERPATASELAQMSKLAAQAFAEGAFGFSTGLIYPPCAFADYPELLAFGEVTAAAGGIFVAHVRNERDTVKESIQEIFSVGYQTGVTPHISHLKIMGKENWGKAKEVLALFEEARSKGLEAGFDQYPYPAGSTMLSILIPAYAHAGGSKALLNRLEDPHLRVTLAQQMAEGLPGWENIATAAGWDGILITGIAEGPNKKWEGLSLAAIAQASSRSPQEVVFDLLVEERLQVSMVNFSMHQNDVAAIMRHPQGMLGTDGLLGGKPHPRAYSSTARILQKYVREEGVLSLEQAVARMTSRPAARLGLYKRGIVRPGMKADLVLFDAKKVQDVATYTEPCQHPQGFEYVWVNGIAALAAGQETGRLSGKVLRHNQLESLAAENIKSEAMR; from the coding sequence ATGGCTGATTTGTTGATCCGTAATGCGCGAATTGTTGATGGTACTGGAACTCCCTGGTTCAAAGCAGATGTTGCCGTTACTGGTGATACCATTACGGCGGTAGGGCGACTCCCCTACTCACGCCGTAACCATAAAGAAATGATTGACGCGGAAGGTCTTACCTTAACTCCTGGATTTATCGATATGCACAGTCATTCTGACTTGATGCAGCTTGAAGTGCCTCAAGCTTCACAAAAAATCCGGCAAGGGATTACGACTGAACTGCTGGGGCAAGACGGTCTGGGAGTTGCGCCGATGCGCGCCGATCAAGTTGAGCGTTATCGGCAATATTTATCCGGATTGGATGGCGATCCGGCCATTGACTGGTCTTGGAAAACGTTTGCTGATTATCTCTCCCGTTTGGAACAGGCTGGTTCGGCGACCAATTTGGCGGCATTAGTTGGTCATGGGCCGCTTAGGCTGATGGTGATTGGGATGGAGGAAAGGCCTGCGACAGCAAGTGAACTGGCGCAGATGAGCAAACTGGCGGCGCAAGCGTTTGCCGAAGGAGCCTTTGGCTTTTCTACAGGGCTGATTTATCCGCCTTGTGCTTTTGCTGACTATCCGGAATTGCTGGCCTTTGGTGAAGTCACAGCAGCAGCTGGTGGAATCTTCGTGGCTCATGTTCGCAATGAGCGGGATACCGTGAAGGAATCCATCCAGGAAATTTTCAGTGTTGGCTATCAGACTGGGGTAACACCGCATATTTCCCATCTTAAAATCATGGGTAAGGAAAATTGGGGCAAAGCAAAGGAAGTGCTGGCTCTGTTTGAAGAAGCACGGAGTAAAGGATTGGAAGCTGGCTTTGACCAATATCCGTATCCGGCTGGCAGTACCATGCTGAGTATCTTAATTCCCGCTTATGCTCATGCGGGCGGCAGTAAGGCGCTGCTCAACCGGCTTGAAGATCCTCACCTGCGGGTGACCTTGGCGCAGCAGATGGCCGAAGGGTTGCCTGGCTGGGAGAACATTGCAACCGCTGCGGGGTGGGATGGAATCCTCATCACCGGTATAGCCGAAGGTCCGAATAAAAAGTGGGAAGGTCTTAGCTTGGCTGCCATTGCACAAGCGAGCAGCCGTTCGCCGCAGGAAGTGGTGTTTGATTTGTTGGTCGAAGAACGTCTCCAGGTTTCCATGGTCAACTTCAGTATGCATCAAAACGATGTTGCAGCAATCATGCGCCATCCGCAGGGCATGCTGGGAACAGATGGCTTGCTGGGCGGAAAGCCTCACCCGCGAGCTTATAGCTCAACCGCGCGAATACTCCAAAAGTATGTCCGCGAAGAGGGTGTGCTCAGCTTGGAGCAGGCTGTGGCCAGGATGACTTCACGGCCTGCAGCCCGTTTGGGTTTATATAAACGAGGGATTGTCCGGCCTGGGATGAAAGCTGATTTGGTTTTGTTTGATGCCAAGAAAGTGCAGGATGTGGCAACTTACACCGAGCCGTGCCAGCACCCGCAGGGATTTGAGTATGTATGGGTAAACGGCATTGCGGCGTTGGCGGCAGGTCAAGAAACTGGCCGGCTGTCCGGGAAAGTACTCCGGCATAATCAGCTTGAAAGCCTGGCGGCAGAGAACATAAAGAGCGAGGCGATGAGATGA
- a CDS encoding pyridoxal-5'-phosphate-dependent protein subunit beta, with the protein MAKIPFGPTYDEMLNPALLDESVRAKALKAFNENELDPINLFNITWKNAENNVRKVVLPPELTGVDANVVVLLGCGFPSGSHKVGPAYSTLVEGLVDGEIIPGEHTILGPSTGNFGIGTAYISKLLGFKAIVIMPDNMSKERYERIKKYGGELELTPGSESDVILTLEKTHEMMKNPKNKALAQFELFPNYRFHRHVTGNSAIEAVQGVGNGRIAGFTSAPGSAGTIAAGDQIKAAFPEAKIAALEPYECSTLANGGRGQHRIEGIGDKMCTLIHNVLTTDFVILIKDEETVQGLKIFRDGVDALVNLGMDRDFALSLQDSFGPSGICNVLGAIKLAKFLRLGPGDNVVTVATDGFDRYHSVMDELDQRYLETASFVLDRWAKDIFLGADTEHVFDFRKASVKEQLFQQKENDWLKFGYSKEFMDSMREQSFWDNQYAKVTQYNDKIRNLR; encoded by the coding sequence ATGGCGAAAATCCCTTTTGGTCCAACCTATGATGAAATGCTCAATCCAGCGCTTCTGGATGAGTCGGTACGGGCAAAAGCGCTAAAGGCTTTTAATGAAAATGAGCTTGATCCGATTAATTTATTTAATATCACCTGGAAAAATGCTGAGAATAACGTGCGCAAGGTGGTACTGCCGCCTGAACTTACGGGTGTTGATGCCAATGTGGTGGTGCTGTTAGGCTGCGGATTCCCTTCTGGATCTCATAAAGTAGGTCCAGCGTACAGTACTCTGGTTGAAGGCTTAGTGGATGGCGAAATTATTCCCGGCGAACACACCATCTTGGGTCCGTCGACCGGCAACTTTGGTATTGGCACAGCTTATATTTCCAAGCTGCTAGGCTTTAAGGCCATTGTGATCATGCCGGACAATATGAGTAAAGAACGTTATGAGCGTATTAAAAAGTACGGCGGTGAGCTGGAGCTTACACCTGGTTCGGAATCCGATGTTATCCTGACACTGGAAAAAACCCATGAGATGATGAAAAATCCAAAAAATAAAGCCTTAGCTCAATTTGAACTATTTCCTAATTATCGTTTCCATCGTCATGTAACCGGAAATAGTGCGATTGAGGCTGTTCAAGGTGTGGGTAATGGCCGGATTGCCGGATTTACATCTGCACCAGGATCGGCGGGCACGATTGCTGCAGGCGATCAAATTAAAGCAGCCTTCCCGGAAGCAAAAATTGCTGCACTGGAGCCTTATGAATGCTCAACCCTGGCCAATGGCGGCCGCGGCCAGCATCGCATTGAGGGCATTGGTGATAAAATGTGCACCTTGATCCACAATGTGCTGACAACGGACTTTGTTATTCTGATTAAAGATGAAGAGACGGTTCAGGGACTGAAAATATTCCGTGATGGTGTGGATGCTTTAGTAAACCTTGGCATGGACCGCGATTTTGCCTTAAGCTTACAGGATAGTTTCGGACCTTCCGGTATTTGTAATGTACTGGGAGCGATTAAGCTGGCCAAGTTCTTGCGCTTGGGACCTGGTGATAATGTTGTGACTGTGGCAACCGACGGTTTTGACCGCTATCACTCGGTCATGGATGAACTGGATCAGCGTTATTTGGAAACAGCCTCATTTGTATTGGATCGCTGGGCCAAAGACATCTTCCTCGGTGCCGACACCGAGCATGTATTTGATTTCCGTAAAGCCAGTGTCAAAGAACAGCTCTTCCAACAGAAAGAAAATGACTGGCTGAAATTTGGCTACAGCAAAGAATTTATGGATTCTATGCGTGAGCAAAGTTTCTGGGATAATCAATATGCTAAAGTGACTCAATATAACGATAAAATCCGGAATCTGCGGTAA
- a CDS encoding threonine synthase yields MSGSISNLTCVKCGSTYQSNQVDYYCEACGFNEGILDVIYDYDAVEKKLNPKTLAANSERSMWRYLPLLPVDNPDLIPHLQVGWTPLYAAPRLAADLGVARCWVKDEGRNPTASFKDRASAMGVVKALENKASRITCASTGNAASSLAGFSAAVGLPATIFVPQRAPEAKVAQLLVYGAQVFSVQGTYDQAWELCMQASAEFGWYNRNCAINPYLIEGKKTVALELVEQFLELGAGAFPDWVVVSVGDGCTIGGVWKGLWEMHRLGFIPKLPKVLGVQADGCKPFWQAWQSQGELVPCAANTIADSIAVGHPRNFCKGLRGVTESSGAFVTVADEEILASINLLARKAGVFGEPAGVAGVAGVRQAIKEGIIHPAESVAIMITGNGLKDIQSAIKAAGQPILIRPDVEEVRKALR; encoded by the coding sequence ATGAGCGGATCTATTTCAAATTTAACGTGCGTAAAATGTGGCAGTACTTATCAGTCCAATCAAGTGGATTATTATTGTGAAGCGTGTGGATTTAACGAAGGCATACTTGATGTGATTTATGATTATGATGCAGTTGAGAAAAAGCTGAATCCCAAGACCTTGGCTGCAAACAGCGAGCGCTCCATGTGGCGTTATCTTCCCTTGCTGCCTGTTGATAATCCAGACTTGATTCCTCACCTGCAAGTTGGCTGGACACCGCTGTATGCTGCCCCAAGGCTGGCTGCTGACTTAGGTGTTGCCCGCTGCTGGGTCAAAGATGAAGGCCGTAATCCGACAGCATCCTTTAAAGACCGTGCCAGTGCTATGGGCGTAGTCAAGGCCCTGGAAAACAAAGCTTCGCGAATCACCTGCGCTTCTACCGGCAATGCGGCGTCTTCGTTGGCTGGATTTTCGGCGGCAGTAGGATTGCCAGCCACTATTTTTGTGCCGCAGCGGGCGCCGGAAGCCAAAGTTGCTCAATTATTGGTCTATGGTGCACAGGTATTTTCCGTACAGGGAACTTATGACCAAGCTTGGGAGTTATGCATGCAAGCCAGCGCCGAATTTGGCTGGTATAACCGCAATTGTGCCATCAATCCTTATCTGATTGAAGGCAAGAAAACAGTGGCACTGGAACTGGTTGAACAGTTTCTGGAATTGGGGGCTGGTGCCTTTCCGGATTGGGTCGTCGTATCAGTCGGTGATGGCTGTACCATCGGCGGAGTTTGGAAAGGGCTGTGGGAAATGCACCGCTTAGGTTTTATTCCTAAGCTGCCGAAAGTATTAGGCGTTCAGGCAGATGGCTGTAAGCCTTTCTGGCAGGCCTGGCAGAGCCAAGGGGAGTTAGTGCCTTGTGCCGCCAATACCATTGCCGATTCCATTGCTGTCGGCCATCCACGGAATTTCTGCAAAGGCCTTCGCGGGGTAACCGAATCGTCGGGTGCTTTTGTGACCGTAGCCGATGAAGAGATTTTAGCCTCGATTAATCTGTTGGCACGTAAGGCAGGCGTTTTCGGCGAACCAGCCGGGGTGGCTGGTGTAGCGGGTGTCCGGCAGGCTATTAAAGAAGGCATTATTCATCCTGCCGAAAGTGTAGCCATCATGATTACCGGCAATGGGCTAAAAGATATTCAAAGTGCGATTAAAGCAGCGGGGCAGCCTATTTTAATTCGACCCGATGTTGAAGAGGTTCGCAAAGCGTTAAGATAG